In Hamadaea flava, a genomic segment contains:
- a CDS encoding M24 family metallopeptidase translates to MTVEQILRAQAAAANRGIDALLISPGADLRYLTGYDALPLERLTCLVIPVGAEPFLVVPELEEPAARAGIALAPDVELVVWKETADPFDVICRRLPSGLARIAVDDHMWADRVLTFARLLADVRLIAAGPVMTELRMRKTSREVDALRAAGAAIDSVHRQMGLWLRAGRTEREVARDVADAIASAGHTRADFVIIGSGPNSASPHHEASDRVISAGEPIVVDISGTMPDGYRSDCTRTYSIGEPPADHAAYFAVLHAAQTAQVNAVRPGITAGDLDAVGCDIISAAGYGPNFVHRTGHGIGLDVHEPPYIMAGSDLVIEPGMAFSIEPGIYLPGRHGARIEDIVICTTTGGLPVNAVTHDLQIL, encoded by the coding sequence ATGACGGTGGAGCAGATTTTGCGAGCACAGGCGGCTGCGGCCAACCGTGGGATCGACGCGTTGCTGATCTCGCCCGGTGCTGATCTTCGCTATCTGACCGGCTACGACGCCCTGCCGCTGGAGCGGTTGACCTGCTTGGTCATCCCGGTCGGGGCTGAGCCGTTCCTGGTCGTGCCTGAGCTGGAGGAGCCGGCGGCGCGGGCCGGTATTGCCCTCGCCCCGGATGTCGAATTGGTCGTCTGGAAGGAGACAGCCGATCCGTTCGACGTCATCTGCCGCCGGTTGCCGTCCGGGCTGGCGCGGATCGCCGTGGACGACCATATGTGGGCTGACCGGGTGCTGACCTTCGCCCGGCTACTGGCCGACGTTCGCCTTATCGCCGCCGGGCCTGTGATGACCGAGCTGCGGATGCGTAAGACCAGCCGCGAAGTTGACGCTTTGCGGGCAGCGGGCGCGGCGATCGACTCCGTGCACCGGCAGATGGGTCTGTGGCTGCGTGCTGGGCGCACCGAACGTGAGGTCGCCCGCGATGTCGCCGATGCCATCGCGTCGGCCGGTCACACCCGCGCCGATTTCGTCATCATCGGCTCCGGCCCCAACAGCGCCAGCCCGCACCACGAGGCATCAGACCGGGTCATCAGCGCAGGCGAGCCGATCGTGGTCGACATCAGCGGCACGATGCCCGACGGCTACCGCTCCGACTGCACCCGCACCTACAGCATCGGTGAGCCACCCGCCGATCACGCCGCCTACTTCGCGGTTCTCCACGCGGCACAGACCGCGCAGGTGAACGCGGTCCGGCCGGGGATCACCGCCGGTGACTTGGACGCCGTCGGCTGCGACATCATCTCCGCCGCGGGCTACGGCCCGAACTTCGTCCACCGCACCGGGCACGGCATTGGCCTTGACGTGCACGAGCCGCCGTACATCATGGCCGGGTCTGACCTCGTCATCGAACCTGGCATGGCGTTTTCCATCGAACCGGGCATCTACCTACCCGGCCGGCACGGCGCCCGCATCGAAGACATCGTCATCTGCACGACGACGGGTGGACTGCCCGTCAACGCCGTCACCCACGACCTGCAGATCCTCTAA
- a CDS encoding DNA-methyltransferase — MRPGHSVPRRRAAGPRGDACRQRRLHGHLTALLGAARLRHGTWTGGDSTCPHTTPPACTQCAARWHDPQQGLEPTHDTYLVRLLSVFDEIARVLTPQGTVWLNLADAYTSRRRQLLTTATPAGKQPLGVPWRAALRLQERGWILRNAIVWAKPNPMPSSVKDRFTTTYEHLFLLTRAAKYWFDLDSIRVPLTRPEALDGTRVIGGSHKGRTGGIDATTRTRGASVYGASKHDHPHLHAAATAANLRPTGTRHNASHPLGRNPGDVWTLPTRPYHGAHVAPFPIDLPLRAIAAGCPPAGVVCDPYSGTATTGLAAA; from the coding sequence GTGCGACCGGGTCACTCTGTACCTCGGCGACGCGCGGCAGGTCCTCGCGGCGATGCCTGCCGCCAGCGTCGACTGCATGGTCACCTCACCGCCCTACTGGGCGCTGCGCGACTACGGCACGGCACCTGGACCGGCGGTGACTCCACCTGTCCACACACCACCCCACCGGCCTGCACCCAATGCGCCGCCCGCTGGCACGACCCACAGCAGGGCCTCGAACCCACCCACGACACCTACCTCGTCCGGCTCCTGTCGGTGTTCGACGAGATCGCCCGCGTCCTCACACCGCAGGGAACGGTCTGGCTCAACCTCGCCGACGCCTATACCTCCCGCCGCCGGCAGCTACTCACCACCGCTACACCCGCCGGCAAACAGCCGCTCGGCGTGCCGTGGCGGGCAGCGCTGCGGCTGCAAGAACGCGGATGGATCCTGCGCAACGCCATCGTCTGGGCCAAACCCAACCCCATGCCCTCATCGGTCAAAGACCGGTTCACCACCACCTACGAACACCTCTTCCTGCTCACCCGGGCGGCAAAGTACTGGTTCGACCTCGACTCGATCCGCGTACCGCTCACCCGCCCAGAGGCTCTCGACGGCACCCGCGTCATCGGCGGCTCGCATAAGGGCCGCACGGGCGGCATCGACGCGACCACCCGTACCCGCGGCGCCAGTGTCTACGGCGCCAGCAAGCACGACCACCCGCACCTTCACGCGGCTGCGACCGCCGCCAACCTGCGTCCCACCGGAACCCGGCATAACGCCAGCCACCCACTCGGGCGCAACCCCGGCGACGTGTGGACCTTGCCAACCCGTCCCTACCACGGCGCACACGTCGCCCCGTTCCCCATCGACCTGCCGCTGCGGGCCATCGCCGCCGGCTGCCCACCAGCTGGAGTCGTCTGCGACCCCTACTCCGGCACCGCCACCACCGGCCTGGCCGCCGCGTAA
- a CDS encoding TRM11 family SAM-dependent methyltransferase, producing MSVPTPQLPLSVWLTAQKTSRWQRHGRYLPASVRHPARMLPAIAAHAIAAYTQPGELVLDPMCGIGTTLVEATHLGRDAIGVEYEPAWAELATRNIAHAAGQGATGTAVVHTGDATTLTSLVPPAAVGKVALVLTSPPYGPATHGQVRPEHGHGIAKTHHAYGDPHDRVNLAHAGRDLIDGFTQILSECATVLRPGGIVAVTARPFRRNGTLIDLPSQVLQAGIAAGLQPVERCVALLAAVRSGRLISRASFFQTHLVRKARAAGTPMQLLVHEDVIVLSALTSNNAADSAAVPQLRGRR from the coding sequence ATGAGCGTCCCCACCCCGCAACTGCCACTGTCGGTGTGGCTGACCGCCCAGAAGACATCACGCTGGCAGCGCCACGGCCGCTACCTGCCCGCCTCCGTACGCCACCCCGCCCGGATGCTGCCCGCCATCGCCGCCCATGCCATCGCCGCCTACACCCAGCCAGGCGAACTCGTCCTCGATCCGATGTGCGGCATCGGCACCACCCTCGTCGAAGCCACACACCTAGGCCGCGACGCCATCGGCGTCGAATACGAACCCGCCTGGGCCGAGCTAGCCACCCGCAACATCGCTCACGCCGCCGGCCAGGGAGCCACCGGCACAGCTGTCGTCCACACCGGCGACGCCACCACCCTCACCAGCCTCGTCCCCCCCGCCGCAGTCGGGAAGGTGGCGCTGGTGCTGACCTCCCCACCCTATGGGCCGGCCACCCACGGGCAGGTGCGGCCCGAACACGGACACGGCATCGCCAAAACCCATCACGCCTACGGCGACCCCCACGACCGGGTCAACCTCGCCCACGCCGGCCGTGACCTCATCGACGGGTTCACCCAGATCCTGTCCGAATGCGCCACGGTGCTGCGGCCCGGCGGGATCGTCGCGGTCACCGCCCGCCCGTTCCGCCGCAACGGCACCCTCATCGACCTTCCCTCCCAGGTCCTGCAAGCCGGCATCGCCGCCGGCCTGCAACCGGTGGAACGCTGCGTCGCGCTGCTGGCAGCCGTTCGTAGCGGCCGTCTGATCAGCCGGGCCAGCTTCTTCCAAACCCACCTCGTGCGCAAAGCCCGCGCAGCCGGCACCCCGATGCAGCTGCTGGTGCACGAAGACGTCATCGTCCTAAGTGCCTTGACCAGCAACAATGCGGCCGACAGCGCGGCGGTGCCGCAACTGCGGGGCCGCCGATGA
- a CDS encoding tyrosine-type recombinase/integrase: protein MTTPSASDIAAALLLLERLNVSLEDLQTGHMADSIDLKPVPTFAEFVPEARAATSAGSLKAYDTYWKRLVERWPNRRLNEPSTMEFIQLGEWLKANRTVRRTDRGGDGTVENFVGAVRRLYSLARAAGHIDERRDPSSALRKPDRPASLRRPLVHERLTALGEFAGSTGDDPELDVLIIRLHSETACRRGGALALRPMDLDAEQGLVLLREKGKSDRWQPVSRSLMDGLVHHAATRHAPMNGRLLRYKDGTAITHRRWDGLFVRLGKHLPWVLRENVSAHWIRHTILQWVERNFGYAIARRYGGHDRRTSSDRSSVGSTIVYVKATLEEVAVALSVLTGEDHPLADRRLLDRHRGGDQRPAAA, encoded by the coding sequence GTGACTACACCTAGCGCTTCGGACATCGCCGCGGCTCTCCTGCTTTTGGAGCGGCTGAACGTCAGTCTGGAGGACCTTCAGACAGGTCACATGGCCGATTCAATCGATCTGAAGCCAGTGCCTACCTTCGCCGAGTTCGTCCCCGAGGCGAGGGCGGCGACCAGTGCGGGATCGCTCAAGGCGTACGACACCTATTGGAAACGGCTGGTGGAAAGGTGGCCGAATCGAAGGCTGAACGAGCCGTCGACCATGGAGTTCATTCAGCTGGGCGAGTGGCTTAAGGCCAACCGCACGGTGCGGCGGACCGACCGCGGGGGAGACGGGACAGTCGAGAATTTCGTCGGAGCGGTACGCAGGCTGTACAGCCTCGCTCGCGCCGCGGGTCACATCGATGAGAGGCGTGACCCTTCATCGGCGCTTCGCAAGCCTGATCGCCCCGCGTCTCTGCGGCGCCCGTTGGTGCACGAGCGACTCACGGCATTGGGCGAGTTCGCCGGCTCGACCGGCGATGACCCCGAACTGGACGTCCTGATCATCCGACTGCACAGCGAGACCGCATGCCGGCGTGGTGGCGCTCTTGCGTTGCGGCCAATGGATCTGGACGCCGAGCAGGGTCTCGTTCTGTTGCGGGAGAAGGGCAAGTCTGATCGATGGCAGCCGGTCTCCAGGTCGCTGATGGACGGACTGGTGCATCATGCGGCAACACGGCACGCGCCCATGAACGGGCGTTTACTGCGGTACAAGGACGGAACGGCGATCACTCACCGCCGGTGGGATGGTTTGTTCGTGCGACTCGGCAAGCACCTTCCTTGGGTGCTTCGCGAGAATGTCAGCGCGCACTGGATCCGCCATACGATCCTGCAGTGGGTGGAGCGCAACTTCGGTTACGCCATCGCCCGCCGGTATGGGGGCCACGATCGGCGCACAAGCAGCGATCGATCGAGCGTCGGCAGCACAATCGTGTACGTGAAAGCGACGCTGGAGGAGGTCGCCGTAGCCCTGTCGGTCCTCACGGGTGAAGATCATCCACTGGCTGATCGTCGGCTGCTTGATCGGCATCGGGGAGGGGATCAGCGCCCCGCAGCAGCGTAG
- a CDS encoding DNA cytosine methyltransferase: MNAATPPRHRLTIGSLCTGYGGLDLAVEQVLDARLVWYADNDPAASRVLTHRYPDLPNLGDITGVDWTKVTPVDVITAGFPCQDISNAGRRAGITGSRSSLWNAVAHAIRTLQPALAYVENVAALRSRGLDTVIGDLATIGYDTRWLCLRASDIGAPHHRDRLFLLAHLRQ; the protein is encoded by the coding sequence GTGAATGCCGCAACCCCGCCACGCCATCGGCTCACCATCGGCAGCCTGTGCACCGGATACGGCGGTCTCGACCTCGCGGTCGAGCAGGTCCTCGACGCCCGGCTCGTCTGGTACGCCGACAACGACCCCGCCGCCAGCCGGGTCCTCACCCACCGATACCCCGACCTGCCCAACCTCGGCGACATCACCGGAGTCGACTGGACGAAGGTCACGCCGGTCGACGTCATCACCGCAGGATTTCCCTGCCAGGACATCTCCAACGCCGGACGCCGCGCCGGCATCACCGGCAGCCGCTCCAGCCTGTGGAACGCCGTCGCCCACGCCATTCGCACGCTACAACCGGCGCTCGCGTACGTGGAAAACGTGGCCGCGCTCCGCAGCCGCGGACTCGACACCGTCATCGGTGACCTGGCCACGATCGGGTACGACACACGCTGGCTATGCCTACGCGCATCCGACATCGGCGCGCCCCACCACCGCGACCGCCTGTTCCTGCTGGCCCACCTCCGACAGTGA
- a CDS encoding tyrosine-type recombinase/integrase — protein MANSSGRAPSDLEAIQALLERLNLRPEQLLSKRATPTMPTFAEYVDRVSAAVPASTLRVYGTYWRKLKAAWGHRTIDEPSPTEVKQFVLDIKGQVVVRRNARGGRTAMEHMVAAFRCLYSFAIEDGYIVMGDNPAATVEKPRRLPSNRYALTPVQLGEINRTAAHSGDDPHLDSLLLRLHEETACRRGGALALRPVDLNRQLCLIRLREKGETERDQPVSPTLMAALLRHVEQRGDGDEQGQVLRTRKGTPITRRRYDYLWSRLGKEVPWVRALGVSSHWLRTTTLTWVERNFGYAVARAYAGHNDRRSNAGTTTTYVRADIYEVAAALSAITKERHPLLEANAPDPWLWRSSRPETT, from the coding sequence ATGGCGAACAGCAGCGGAAGGGCGCCCTCTGATCTCGAAGCGATACAAGCCCTTCTAGAACGCCTGAATCTCCGCCCCGAGCAGCTTCTGTCGAAGCGGGCAACGCCCACAATGCCGACCTTCGCCGAGTACGTGGACCGTGTCTCTGCTGCCGTGCCGGCAAGCACCCTGCGGGTCTACGGAACATATTGGCGCAAGCTCAAGGCAGCATGGGGCCACAGGACTATCGACGAGCCATCTCCCACCGAAGTCAAGCAGTTCGTCCTCGACATCAAGGGTCAGGTCGTTGTGCGCCGCAACGCCCGGGGAGGACGGACGGCCATGGAACACATGGTCGCGGCCTTCCGGTGCCTATACAGCTTCGCCATCGAGGATGGCTACATCGTCATGGGCGACAACCCGGCGGCAACCGTCGAAAAGCCGCGGCGTCTGCCTAGCAACAGATATGCGCTCACGCCGGTTCAGCTCGGCGAGATCAATCGAACAGCGGCCCACTCGGGCGACGACCCACACTTGGACAGCCTCCTGCTCCGGCTGCACGAGGAGACCGCCTGCCGACGCGGTGGCGCCCTGGCGCTGCGTCCAGTCGATCTGAACCGGCAACTCTGCTTGATCAGATTGCGAGAGAAAGGCGAAACGGAACGGGATCAACCTGTGTCGCCCACGCTCATGGCGGCTCTTCTTCGCCATGTCGAACAGCGCGGAGACGGCGATGAACAGGGTCAGGTTCTGCGTACACGCAAGGGCACACCCATCACGCGCCGGCGATACGACTATCTCTGGAGCCGGCTCGGTAAGGAGGTCCCTTGGGTGCGGGCGCTGGGCGTCAGCTCCCACTGGTTGAGAACAACTACGTTGACCTGGGTCGAGCGCAACTTCGGCTACGCGGTGGCACGGGCGTACGCCGGACACAATGACCGTCGCAGCAACGCCGGTACCACCACCACCTATGTTCGTGCCGACATCTATGAAGTCGCCGCCGCGCTCTCGGCCATCACGAAGGAGCGTCATCCGCTCCTGGAGGCCAACGCGCCCGATCCATGGTTATGGCGATCGTCGAGACCCGAAACGACGTGA
- a CDS encoding phosphodiester glycosidase family protein — MTTAFAFGGVAVAQAAETQATPAIETARTTRPVAPGVTLTSFDTVDAGGWLRADALTTDLGGGITVDYLSPGTVAADETVRQMTTHDGKATRPVAAVNGDFFDINNSGAALGIGVHGGQLVQSPTAGWSNAVGFSAEGIGRILQVGFDGSATWDGEPSGAQSVALTQFNNRVQNGGIGLITPLWGSYTRQRAVDGASDVTEVTLVDGVVTAIGSAAGTGTIPAGTTILLGREAGAVALRNLAVGTHVTVAYQPKTSDGSPLYAAVGGNYLLVKDGVPQDFDDVALAARSAVGFNREGTKMYLLTIDGKQANSAGVTLGKWAQIVADFGAYNALNIDGGGSSTLLARKPGEADLTLENSPSDGSERAVANGLGLYAPVGSGKLTGYWVAPTADPAAAPGSDQVTLARPDRVFPGLTRKLTANGYDETYGPATGTPLWRSSMVPVGWVTSDNVFHAGFPGQTTVTAFRGKATGSATLTVLGALDRIRPTVERLGLSSGSTGAFGLVGYDDAGATAPIEPGDAKLDYDHDLFEVTATPNGTFTVKPLVATGAGLITATVQGHTASVAITVGLTDVSAATFDDAAKWTVSTARAAATIAPTADGHTGQGIKLSYDFTQSTATRAAYVNPPTQFTIDGQPQGFGLWIYGNGKGEWPALEFYDGLGQAQILRSDYITWTGWKYVEFKVPVGVAYPLKLRRFYVVETKAAAQYKGEVIIDDLVAKVPPTVVSPAVPKVVDPIVGSYGAVNSKDWRFAVMSDSQFVARSPDSDIVRNARRTLQEIKAAKPDFLIIDGDFVDEASPADIAFAKQILDEELGGELPYYYVPGNHEVMGGPIANFQAVFGDTHRVFDHNGTRFVTLDTSALSIRGSGYDQYAMLRSALDTAATDPAIGSVVLVEHVPPQDPTPGKGSQLNDRKEAGLIEKWLADFQTKTGKGAAFLGGHVGTFHASRVDGVPYFINGNSGKNPATPAADGGFTGWTMWGVDKVTHPRPYTGLPLIPCGPGNWLTAQVNPHVDSLAVNVPAVPVGSTVDVAASLVQPGGRIVPVAYPVSFAWTGGDGLHIGPRRTANRGDIAAFDPATGQLTGLRAGTATLAVTVNGITQEVVVTVS; from the coding sequence GTGACGACCGCGTTCGCGTTCGGCGGCGTGGCGGTCGCCCAGGCTGCAGAGACGCAGGCCACGCCCGCGATCGAGACCGCGCGGACCACCCGGCCCGTGGCGCCCGGTGTGACCTTGACCTCCTTCGACACCGTCGACGCCGGCGGCTGGCTGCGAGCCGACGCGCTGACCACCGACCTCGGCGGCGGCATCACCGTCGACTACCTGAGCCCCGGGACGGTCGCCGCTGACGAGACCGTACGCCAGATGACCACTCACGACGGCAAGGCGACCCGGCCGGTCGCGGCGGTCAACGGCGACTTCTTCGACATCAACAACTCCGGCGCCGCCCTCGGCATCGGTGTCCACGGCGGACAGCTCGTGCAGTCGCCGACCGCCGGCTGGTCGAACGCCGTCGGCTTCAGCGCCGAAGGCATCGGCCGCATCCTGCAGGTCGGCTTCGACGGCAGCGCCACCTGGGACGGCGAGCCGTCAGGAGCGCAGTCAGTCGCGCTGACCCAGTTCAACAACCGCGTGCAGAACGGCGGCATCGGCCTGATCACGCCGCTGTGGGGCAGCTACACCCGCCAGCGCGCGGTCGACGGGGCGTCCGACGTCACCGAGGTCACCCTCGTCGACGGCGTCGTCACCGCCATCGGCTCAGCCGCCGGCACCGGGACCATCCCAGCCGGGACGACCATCCTGCTCGGCCGCGAAGCCGGCGCGGTCGCGCTGCGCAACCTGGCCGTCGGAACCCACGTGACCGTGGCGTACCAGCCCAAGACGTCCGACGGCAGCCCCCTGTACGCCGCGGTCGGCGGCAACTACCTGCTCGTCAAGGACGGCGTACCGCAGGACTTCGACGACGTCGCCCTGGCGGCCCGCAGCGCGGTCGGCTTCAACCGCGAGGGCACCAAGATGTACCTGCTCACCATCGACGGCAAGCAGGCCAACAGTGCCGGCGTCACGCTGGGCAAGTGGGCCCAGATCGTCGCCGACTTCGGGGCGTACAACGCGCTCAACATCGACGGCGGCGGCTCCTCGACGCTGCTCGCCCGCAAGCCCGGCGAGGCCGACCTCACCCTGGAGAACAGCCCGTCCGACGGCAGCGAGCGAGCGGTGGCCAACGGCCTCGGCCTGTACGCCCCGGTCGGCAGCGGCAAGCTCACCGGCTACTGGGTCGCGCCGACCGCCGACCCGGCCGCCGCGCCCGGCTCCGACCAGGTCACCCTGGCCCGGCCGGACCGCGTGTTCCCGGGGCTGACCCGCAAGCTGACCGCCAACGGCTACGACGAGACCTACGGCCCGGCCACGGGTACGCCACTGTGGCGGTCCAGCATGGTGCCGGTCGGCTGGGTGACCTCCGACAACGTCTTCCACGCCGGGTTCCCCGGCCAGACGACGGTGACCGCGTTCCGTGGCAAGGCCACCGGCTCGGCCACGCTGACCGTGCTCGGCGCGCTCGACCGCATCCGGCCCACCGTCGAACGGCTCGGCCTGTCGTCCGGCTCCACCGGAGCGTTCGGCCTCGTCGGCTACGACGACGCCGGAGCCACCGCGCCGATCGAGCCCGGCGACGCCAAGCTCGACTACGACCACGACCTGTTCGAGGTGACCGCGACCCCCAACGGCACCTTCACCGTCAAGCCGCTGGTGGCGACCGGCGCCGGCCTGATCACCGCGACGGTGCAGGGCCACACGGCCAGCGTCGCCATCACCGTCGGCCTCACCGACGTCTCGGCCGCCACGTTCGACGACGCAGCTAAGTGGACGGTATCCACGGCCCGGGCGGCGGCCACCATCGCGCCTACGGCCGACGGCCACACCGGGCAGGGCATCAAGCTCAGCTACGACTTCACCCAGTCGACCGCCACCCGGGCGGCGTACGTGAACCCGCCGACGCAGTTCACGATCGACGGCCAGCCACAGGGCTTCGGGCTGTGGATCTACGGCAACGGCAAGGGGGAGTGGCCCGCCCTCGAGTTCTACGACGGCCTCGGCCAGGCGCAGATCCTGCGCAGCGACTACATCACGTGGACCGGCTGGAAGTACGTCGAGTTCAAGGTCCCGGTCGGCGTCGCGTACCCGCTGAAGCTGCGGCGCTTCTACGTCGTGGAGACCAAGGCGGCCGCCCAGTACAAGGGTGAAGTGATCATCGACGACCTGGTGGCGAAGGTGCCCCCGACCGTCGTCTCACCCGCCGTCCCCAAGGTGGTCGACCCGATCGTCGGCTCCTACGGCGCGGTGAACTCCAAGGACTGGCGCTTCGCCGTCATGTCCGACTCCCAGTTCGTCGCCCGGTCGCCCGACAGCGACATCGTCCGCAACGCCCGGCGTACGCTGCAGGAGATCAAGGCGGCCAAGCCGGACTTCCTGATCATCGACGGCGACTTCGTCGACGAGGCGTCCCCAGCCGACATCGCGTTCGCCAAGCAGATCCTGGACGAAGAACTCGGCGGCGAACTGCCCTACTACTACGTCCCGGGCAACCACGAGGTCATGGGCGGCCCGATCGCCAACTTCCAGGCGGTGTTCGGCGACACCCACCGAGTGTTCGACCACAACGGCACCCGGTTCGTCACCCTCGACACCTCGGCCCTGTCCATCCGCGGCTCCGGCTACGACCAGTACGCGATGCTCCGGTCGGCATTGGACACCGCCGCGACCGACCCGGCCATCGGCTCGGTGGTCCTCGTCGAGCACGTCCCGCCGCAGGACCCGACCCCGGGCAAGGGCAGCCAGCTCAACGACCGCAAGGAAGCCGGCCTGATCGAGAAGTGGCTGGCCGACTTCCAGACCAAGACCGGCAAGGGCGCGGCCTTCCTCGGCGGCCACGTCGGCACCTTCCACGCGTCCCGAGTGGACGGAGTGCCGTACTTCATCAACGGCAACTCCGGCAAGAACCCGGCCACCCCCGCCGCCGACGGCGGATTCACCGGCTGGACGATGTGGGGCGTCGACAAGGTCACCCACCCGCGCCCCTACACCGGCCTGCCGCTGATCCCCTGCGGACCGGGTAACTGGCTCACCGCCCAGGTGAACCCGCACGTCGACTCGCTTGCGGTGAACGTGCCCGCCGTTCCGGTCGGCTCGACGGTCGACGTGGCGGCCAGTCTGGTGCAGCCGGGTGGACGGATCGTGCCCGTCGCGTACCCGGTGAGCTTCGCCTGGACGGGCGGCGACGGACTCCACATCGGACCGCGACGCACCGCGAACCGCGGCGACATCGCGGCCTTCGACCCCGCGACCGGGCAACTGACCGGGCTGCGTGCGGGCACGGCGACCCTCGCGGTCACCGTCAACGGCATCACCCAGGAGGTCGTCGTCACGGTTTCGTGA
- a CDS encoding oxidoreductase: protein METMTNLLGPLLQPTTLAGLPLSSRLAMAPMTRFRAPNGVPTPEVAAYYRRRAENGIGLIITEGVLVDHPSAGHETTVPRMTAGSAEHGWRQVTGAVHAVGGRIAAQLWHLGSAREPVDGVAAWTPSGVPADSHAITLSDIDSLLSAYADAATVAVRAGFDAVEIHAAHGYLLDEFLWPHTNRRTDRFGGSPAARAAFPAAVVAAVRAAIPSHMPLIVRFSQFKERDYTARIAESPAELGMILEAFTAAGADVLHASQRRFADPVFPGSPRNLAGWAKHLTGLPAITVGSIGLTRDFLNSGRQNELIARHEAGEFDLVALGRILLGNPAWATLAAAGRLGEINDYRKTDEDTYF from the coding sequence ATGGAGACGATGACGAATCTGCTGGGCCCCCTGCTTCAGCCGACGACACTGGCCGGACTCCCGCTGAGCAGCCGCCTGGCGATGGCGCCGATGACCCGATTCCGCGCACCCAACGGCGTGCCGACCCCCGAGGTCGCGGCCTATTACCGGCGCCGTGCTGAGAACGGCATCGGTTTGATCATCACCGAAGGGGTGCTTGTCGACCATCCCAGCGCCGGCCACGAGACGACCGTGCCTCGGATGACCGCAGGCTCGGCAGAGCACGGCTGGCGGCAGGTCACCGGCGCCGTGCACGCCGTCGGAGGCCGGATCGCCGCGCAACTGTGGCACCTCGGCAGCGCACGCGAACCCGTAGACGGCGTCGCCGCGTGGACCCCGTCGGGCGTCCCTGCAGACAGCCACGCCATCACCCTCTCGGACATCGACAGCCTGCTTTCCGCGTACGCCGACGCGGCCACGGTGGCAGTCCGAGCCGGCTTCGACGCCGTGGAGATCCACGCCGCCCACGGCTACCTGCTGGACGAGTTCCTCTGGCCGCACACCAACCGCCGCACCGACCGCTTCGGCGGATCACCCGCCGCCCGCGCCGCATTCCCGGCCGCGGTGGTCGCCGCCGTCCGCGCCGCTATCCCGTCGCATATGCCACTCATCGTGCGGTTCTCCCAGTTCAAAGAACGCGACTACACGGCTCGGATCGCCGAGTCGCCCGCCGAGCTGGGAATGATCCTCGAAGCCTTCACAGCAGCCGGCGCAGACGTCCTGCACGCCTCACAGCGCCGCTTCGCCGACCCCGTCTTCCCCGGCTCACCGCGCAACCTTGCCGGCTGGGCCAAGCACCTCACGGGCCTGCCCGCGATCACCGTCGGCTCGATCGGACTGACCCGCGACTTCCTCAACTCCGGCCGCCAGAACGAACTGATCGCCCGCCATGAAGCTGGCGAGTTCGACCTCGTCGCGCTCGGACGCATCCTGCTCGGCAACCCAGCTTGGGCCACACTGGCCGCGGCGGGACGCCTCGGCGAGATCAACGACTATCGCAAAACGGATGAGGACACTTACTTCTGA
- a CDS encoding MerR family transcriptional regulator, which yields MRIGDLAAATGASARSLRYYEEQGLLSSERSPSGQRHYPDHAVERVALIQSLLGAGLSSATIYDVLPCITEQAIRTPWLAKRLRTELDRVDGQLSSLQRTRDILAGLVDRYAV from the coding sequence ATGCGTATCGGCGACCTGGCCGCCGCGACCGGGGCGAGCGCCCGATCGTTGCGCTACTACGAGGAGCAGGGGTTGCTGTCCAGCGAACGTAGCCCGAGTGGGCAGCGGCATTATCCCGACCATGCGGTCGAGCGGGTGGCACTGATTCAGTCGTTGCTGGGGGCTGGGCTGTCCAGCGCCACAATTTATGACGTGCTGCCGTGCATCACGGAGCAGGCGATCAGGACGCCGTGGCTGGCCAAGCGGCTGCGTACCGAGCTGGACCGGGTCGACGGGCAGCTCAGCTCCCTGCAGCGCACTCGCGACATCCTGGCCGGCCTGGTCGACCGCTACGCCGTCTAG